CATTTGGTGGGTGGGGAGGAATGTTTGTCTATAATATCTGTAGTGCATCCTCACAGGAACATTGTAGGGCTCCAAAAAATTATGCTCCATTAATAATAGTTAatagttatttattattgtacattgatgaaattcataatgtagtaatgtgtgtgtgtgtgtgtgtgtttgtgtttgtgttgtgtgtgtgtgtgtgtgtgtgtgtgtgtgtgtgtgtgtgtgtgtgtgtgtgtgtgtgtgtgtgtgtgtgtgtgtgtgtgtgtgtgtgacaaacaGGTCTCATATTGAAAGACTTCCTAACTTTAATGAGCTGAGTTGCTTTGAACATCTGAAGCCTGATAATAAAGAGGATCATGAGGATTCGAGAGAGTACTGCTATGGTCTGCACCTTTGTTATACTTAATACAGCCGCACCCTGCTGGACATGACAGTGACGATAAGCACCAGTGTCATGTGGGTTGCCTACTGTATGAATAAGTAGTTGCAACACCAGGTCTGGTTGACTGTAGTGTCTGTTTGAACTATAGGAGGCTACCACCCTGTCCAAGTGGGGGATGTTTTTAACAAAAGGTACAAAGTCCTGTCCAAGCTGGGCTGGGGCTACTTTGCTACAGTGTGGCTCTGTATGGACCTCAGGTATGTATTTTTAATGGTATAAAGCTACATATTCAAATTGACTGTACATTTGTATCATACATGTATGTACATTTAAGGTTTTGtgggttttttgtgtgtgtgtgtgtgtgtgtgtgtgtgtgtgtgtgtgtgtgtgtgtgtgtgtgtgtgtgtgtgtgtgtgtgtgttgtgtgtgtgtgtgtgttgtgttgtgtgttgtgttgtgtgtgtgtatgtgttgtgttgtgtgtgtgttgtgtgtgtgttaggtcagGCAAGCATGTAGCAGTTAAAGTCCTGAAGAGTGGATCTGGCTTCACACAGGCTGGCCAAGATGAGCTAACACTGCTTCGCTgtgtgagtctctctctctctctctctctctctctctctctctctctctctctctctctctctctctctctctctctctctctctcagccccaCCTGACTTTTCTTCATCCCCCAGGCCAGTGGTCCCATAGCCCGCCACCCTCTGAGAGGCCGTATTGTGCAGCTGCTGGATGAGTTTAAGATAGCTGGTGTTAATGGCATTTGTATCCTTTTAGAACCAACGAGTCATGTTTAATACCCATATAAAATGGGCATTTGTTCATATCGGCTTTAGTCAGCTTTAGCTTTATTTAGAGGTCCTCATTACTACATTTCCAATAAACACATCAGACATTTATTGTATTAAGGGTAATACCAATGTAAAATTCCTCACCTAAGATGGAATATATAAAATCTTAGTGTGACAAGTGTTCAAACACTGAGAAAAGCAAGTTTTATTTGGAGCTAACCCAAAATCAGAGTCTCAACAGTTCTGGGTCAGTTTACCAATACGAATAACACCAAAAGATATGAAAAAAACACAATGAAAGACTACAAAAGataaacacaacaaaacagacCACATGCAAAACATAAACGGGGGATGTAGAAAACAAATGGCGGCTAGGAAACacgtacctacacacacaggtgagtacAATAACGAGGGATGGAGAACTAAAGTACGAGGTGTGATAAAAGAATCCAAACAACAAAGCACATGgtgaacaaaaacaaagacatgattgacatgggtgggcggggccagacatAACACTATCATACAAGAATTGTAGTACAAATGTAGCTATTATATAGACCTCAGTAGTAGGGATTTTTCTGAGGCTTAACCTAGCCATACAGACATGTGTCTGGTGCTGGAGCTGCTGGGGCCAGACCTGCGCTGTTGGCAGGCGTGTTTTGGGAAACCGGGTCTCTCGCTCGTCTGCGTCAGACACCTCATTGCTCAGGTGAGTCCTGGATACTGGACAAGCACTGTGTACTTTTAGCAACTGTTTCATGGCAGTTCGGCCAATGAGAAAGAAGCTACATAACTTATAATGCGCAGCTGTGGTGGTTTTGTGAGCTGTGGCCCACTTCTTTCCCAGGTTCTTGAGGGTCTCGATTATCTGCACACCCACTGTAAGATCATCCACACAGATATTAAGCCTGAGAACATTCTGCTCTGCCTGGGTCAGCAGCCATCAACTTGCACAGCAGACGTCACAGCAAGGCATGGTAGGTTCATGTATCTACCACTTTTCATAGAGTTTCAGAGCATTTCAGAGTTCCTAGGCAGCAAAGAGAAAAATGGCTTTCATAAAGTTCTCATCATTGGATAAATAAACTATGatcttttcttttctctcaCATTTTATAAATCCAGACAACATTTCAGTAAAAATTGCAGACCTGGGCAGCTCCTGCTGGGTGGTGAGTTCAAATATACTTCAAGTAGCCCATGACACTAAGAAGAAGAGGGCCATTGTCATAGACAGTGTAATTAAAGGACGTGTCTGCATTTCTTCCAGTATCAACATTTCTGTGAAGAGATCCAGACGCAGC
This sequence is a window from Brachyhypopomus gauderio isolate BG-103 chromosome 21, BGAUD_0.2, whole genome shotgun sequence. Protein-coding genes within it:
- the LOC143484721 gene encoding SRSF protein kinase 3 isoform X1, which produces MQGSSRSQCSSAQIQKTKSHIERLPNFNELSCFEHLKPDNKEDHEDSREYCYGGYHPVQVGDVFNKRYKVLSKLGWGYFATVWLCMDLRSGKHVAVKVLKSGSGFTQAGQDELTLLRCASGPIARHPLRGRIVQLLDEFKIAGVNGIYMCLVLELLGPDLRCWQACFGKPGLSLVCVRHLIAQVLEGLDYLHTHCKIIHTDIKPENILLCLGQQPSTCTADVTARHDNISVKIADLGSSCWVYQHFCEEIQTQQYRSLEVLLGSDYGPPADIWSVACMAFELATGDSLFEPKAGKNFSLEEDHLAHIIELLGKIPASVSLSGRYSSEYFDYKGDLRRIPVLHSWGLYEVLVEKYHFLLQEASLFSDFLLQMLDFLPERRPTAAQCLQHTWLKL
- the LOC143484721 gene encoding SRSF protein kinase 3 isoform X2, with the translated sequence MQGSSRSQCSSAQIQKTKSHIERLPNFNELSCFEHLKPDNKEDHEDSREYCYGGYHPVQVGDVFNKRYKVLSKLGWGYFATVWLCMDLRSGKHVAVKVLKSGSGFTQAGQDELTLLRCVLEGLDYLHTHCKIIHTDIKPENILLCLGQQPSTCTADVTARHDNISVKIADLGSSCWVYQHFCEEIQTQQYRSLEVLLGSDYGPPADIWSVACMAFELATGDSLFEPKAGKNFSLEEDHLAHIIELLGKIPASVSLSGRYSSEYFDYKGDLRRIPVLHSWGLYEVLVEKYHFLLQEASLFSDFLLQMLDFLPERRPTAAQCLQHTWLKL